The region TGGAAGCCCAGGGCTCCATCATGACCAACAAATATGCCGAGGGTTATCCGGGCAAGCGCTATTACGGCGGCTGCCAGTTCGTCGATATCGCCGAGGAGCTGGCGATCGAGCGCGCCAAGAAGCTGTTCGGCGTCAACTTCGCCAACGTTCAGCCGAATTCCGGCTCGCAGATGAACCAGGCCGTGTTCCTGGCGCTGCTGCAGCCCGGCGATACCTTCATGGGCCTCGACCTGAATTCGGGCGGCCACCTCACGCATGGTTCGCCGGTCAACATGTCCGGCAAGTGGTTCAACGTCGTCTCCTACGGCGTGCGCGAAGGCGACAACCTGCTCGACATGGATGACGTTGCCCGCAAGGCCGAACAGCACAAGCCGAAGCTGATCATCGCCGGCGGCACCGCCTATTCCCGCATCTGGGACTGGAAGCGTTTCCGCGAAATCGCCGACTCGGTCGGCGCCTATCTGATGGTCGACATGGCCCACATCGCCGGCCTCGTTGCCGGTGGCCAGCATCCGTCGCCGTTCCCGCATTGCCATGTCGCGACGACCACGACCCACAAGTCGCTGCGCGGCCCGCGCGGCGGCGTCATCCTCACCAATGAAGAGGATCTGGCCAAGAAGTTCAATTCGGCCGTCTTCCCGGGCCTGCAGGGTGGTCCGCTGATGCACATCATCGCCGCCAAGGCCGTCGCTTTCGGCGAGGCGCTGCAGCCGGAATTCAAGGACTACGCCGCCCAGGTCGTCAAGAACGCCAAGGCGCTGGCCGAAACGCTGATCGCTGGTGGCCTCGATGTCGTCTCCGGCGGCACCGACAACCATCTGATGCTGGTCGACCTGCGCAAGAAGAACGCCACCGGCAAGCGCGCCGAGGCAGCTCTCGGCCGCGCCTACGTCACCTGCAACAAGAACGGCATTCCCTTCGACCCGGAAAAGCCCTTCGTCACTTCCGGCGTGCGCCTCGGCGCGCCGGCCGGCACGACCCGCGGCTTCAAGGAAGCCGAATTCCGCGAAATCGGCAATCTGATCGTCGAGGTTCTCGACGGCCTGAAGGTCGCCAATTCGGATGAAGGCAACGCTGCCGTCGAAGCCGCCGTGCGCGGCAAGGTGGTCAACCTCACAGACCGCTTCCCAATGTATGACTACATGGGATAAGGAGTAGCGATGCGCTGCCCCTATTGCGGTTCGGAAGATACACAGGTCAAGGATTCGCGCCCGGCGGAGGACAACACGTCCATCCGCCGGCGGCGTATCTGTCCGGATTGCGGCGGCCGCTTCACCACCTTCGAGCGCGTGCAACTGCGCGAGCTGATGGTCATCAAGAAGACCGGCCGCAAAGTACCCTTCGACCGCGACAAGCTGGTGCGCTCCTTCGAAGTGGCGCTGCGCAAGCGCCCTGTCGAGCGCGATCGCATCGAGCGGGCCGTTTCCGGCATCGTTCGCCGGCTTGAAAGCTCCGGCGAGACCGAGATC is a window of Rhizobium sp. N324 DNA encoding:
- the nrdR gene encoding transcriptional regulator NrdR is translated as MRCPYCGSEDTQVKDSRPAEDNTSIRRRRICPDCGGRFTTFERVQLRELMVIKKTGRKVPFDRDKLVRSFEVALRKRPVERDRIERAVSGIVRRLESSGETEISSEQIGLQVLEAMKSLDDVGFVRYASVYRDFSLAEDFEKVISEINAKIARDPLDR
- the glyA gene encoding serine hydroxymethyltransferase — translated: MTNASTESFFNRPLADVDPEIFGAIGKELGRQRHEIELIASENIVSRAVLEAQGSIMTNKYAEGYPGKRYYGGCQFVDIAEELAIERAKKLFGVNFANVQPNSGSQMNQAVFLALLQPGDTFMGLDLNSGGHLTHGSPVNMSGKWFNVVSYGVREGDNLLDMDDVARKAEQHKPKLIIAGGTAYSRIWDWKRFREIADSVGAYLMVDMAHIAGLVAGGQHPSPFPHCHVATTTTHKSLRGPRGGVILTNEEDLAKKFNSAVFPGLQGGPLMHIIAAKAVAFGEALQPEFKDYAAQVVKNAKALAETLIAGGLDVVSGGTDNHLMLVDLRKKNATGKRAEAALGRAYVTCNKNGIPFDPEKPFVTSGVRLGAPAGTTRGFKEAEFREIGNLIVEVLDGLKVANSDEGNAAVEAAVRGKVVNLTDRFPMYDYMG